GCTTATGTTTTGTAGGTGGCGTctgtacgtatgtatatatgtatgctaGTATGTGCAAATTTAagtccatccacatcaaaactccaaaactgcagcacctacaatcttagtatttggtgtacaggtgcacccagggatggagatgtgaatttgttcaaatgaatataaagtatcaaaaatatgcaaatgaggtgaaaaaggaaaaaatcctgcaaattgcaaAAACTCTGTAACCCCAGgctagattttgttgaaacttggtatgcagttTCTTTATGGTGACTTTAGTTAGTCTCACATTgagatgaaattttgatagttgaTTTTgtaagggcaatttttgccattttttggtcaaaaaatcttctgtGAAATTGCTCATTCCATGGCCTTGAAATTGATGTGCATGATCCTAGGTTTAAcctttttgttcaaattgtggtgaagttCTCACATTCGtatttttgtggaaatttttccgttttggtcagaaaaacattttctctgaaatcacttgtccaattgctttgaaacattgtatgcatgttcccaggggTAAACTTAGTTAAGTGTACTCACCATGGCCTGCTACATCAAACCAAATGTCAGCCAAGTATCATTGACGCCATGTTTTATACTCATGTAAATATCCTACACATTATGTTGTGCCTTTTCTTGTGGCAAGGAATTGAAGGAAAAAATTATCTGCATAAGCAAGTATACCGGTAGGCCCgttctacatataaaattatgatgattttGCCAATCACTGCCTGTCACAGTAGGCATGTGTCAGAATTTTTCGTTTGACATTTGATTAGGCTATAAAAAACAGTTCAAGGAATGTAGAGCGCACTATAGGCAGAGTGTTGAATAATGCAGGAATTTACTGGTTATTGCAAGGACATGATTTTGCCGGGTAAGAATGCAACACAGCCCTATCGCTTATCTTTGTAAACATATTTTAGCAAGGGCAGACAAGTAAATGTATAATTGTTTAGGCTTTTCTGTTGTGTTTACAGGAGAAGAAGGAATTCAGATCAATGACACAGAAAAAGAGATCCCATCGaccatttcatttacacagGAAAAAGGTAACCGCATTAACAACAAAACATTTCTACCACTAAGTGAATCACTTTCTCtcttttagctcacatttggcgTATggatatataccaaagagagcttatgcttggtcggtggcatctgtacgtacatgtataccggtatatgtatgttagtatgtgtgtcaacatcaaaaactccaaaactgcagcacctaccatcttagcattcggtgtacaggtgcacccagagatggagatgtgaatttgttaaaatgaacatgtcagtatcAACACTATGcacaaaaggaaaaatcctgcaaataacAAAAACTCTGTAACCTCAGGCTAGATTTCATCGATACTTGGTATGCAGTTCCTTTATGGTGACtttagtcagatttgttcaaattgtgatgaaattttgatagttgaattgtagggcaatttttgccatgtttttggtcaaaaatcttctctgaaagtgCTTGttccattgccttgaaaattcATGTGCATGATCCTAGGTTTGACCtctttaaatttgttcaaattgtggtaaaatttttgtatttgtatttttgtggcaattttccctatttttgatcaaaaaatcatttctctgaaattgcttaTCTTATTGCTTTTAAACTTGGCATGCATGTTCCCAAGGGTAAACTTAGTCAAGTATACTCACTGTGGCCTGCCACAtcgaaccaaatgtgagccaattgtcattgacgctatgtttTATACTCATGTACATATCCAAGATCATGTTGTGCCTTTTCTTGTAGCAAGGAATTGAAGAAGACAGCAAAATGGAGGGTTGGCAAGGAAGAAAAACTTGAATGGAACTGTGAAAATTAGATAAACTTCTCATACAAATGAATTCATGTATGCAGAGAATGCAACTGTTGCTTAATAGTGTGGGGGATGTGACAGTGGAATTTGTTAAAGCAATTGAATAATTCCGAGAGGTATCATCGGTAAATGAAGATTATCTTTTCAGCAAAAACTGAACATCACTATAATTGTCAGGCTGTAATTACAGGTTCAACGTAACACATCTTGGAAGTGGGACAACCAATACAGAATCACAGTTACCCAAACCACaaaagcctttgtctcatccaTTTCTTTACTGCATTAGCTACTAACTCTTCCTTGGGCAAGATTGGCCGAAATTTGTCATCAAATCTTTATAATAAATTGTCTTTAACAGATGCAGAGACTTATCAGAAAGGTGACCTGATCCAAattgatggtggtgatgacaTGTGGTTCGGCAAGATTATATCGGTTTCAAGAAAAAGTGCATTCGTTCAATGGTGTGAACCTGGAAAAAATGGCTACAAACCATTGTTTTTGAAAGGGAGGCGGAAGAAACCATACACCGACACAATAAGTCTGTCATCAATAATTAAGAAAGTTTATCTTGTACGTAGCAAGGTAAGTTTCCTGCTTTTATCACAAGTGCTTCTGCAATTGTTTCTGAAATACTGCATGCCGTCTTTCACTTGATATTTATCTGCAGGTACGAAGTTATTAGATTCAtaatggcatattatgtatatgGATAAATATTCTTGAAAGTTTTTGACAGATCCCTTAGTTtgccttttcattttcatttcacagGAACGACTTAATGCACCGAATGACATGACAAACAGTCAAGCTGAAGATGACACTGTCAGGCAAACAACTAATGAAATGGCACTGGATGAAACACAGTATATTCATGATATCCATCATTTGAATAATGAACTGAGAATTATGAAAGCTCAACATCAGGAATCCATAGAGAAGATACAGGCAGACATAAAACAACTCTTTAGTATCATTAAGAAGACTCCAACAAGACGCAAACGTAAGTTCAATTCGTTTATCTTCAACAGCAGATCATTTCATTACCTCATAAAAGACCACCAAAGGGCCAGTATAGGAACAAAGTCAAAGGTAAAATGTTGTAGGGGATCATGGTGGATTAGAAGTTATCAGTGAAGTTTAAGAATTCAACAAAATAGTTGTGCTCAAATACATCGTACCCTCATTTTAGTCCAGATTGTAATATTAACTATTGTTTTGTCAAAGGTCTGACCGATGACCCAGGGTCGTATGATGAAAGTGACGATGACGAAGATTGCTTGCAGGAAAGTAAAAGGTAAGCTAGTAGGATATTGACAATAATATAAGGTGattcacaaaatactgggatttatgTCTGAGTACATCGTGCAGTGGAGGTATTCACAGAGACCCATAGCGTGTAGGACTTTATCGAAGTGTACTATGTACCAGGATATGAATtccagtattttgtgaataaccttattattaatattctacaccttttaaagggacaaagtcgcccattttttcatgaattttgtttgatgcgagatactacttactgaatgaatgggtgaccatgcatatattcgaccccggttttagacaaattaaatgaaaccatcgcaaaaatgaattaatggtcatgaccattaatctattaattcatttttgcgatgatTTCATGTACcgtgtctaaaaccggagtTGCATATATGCaaggtcacccattcattcagtatctttcaacatgtcaaacaatacaagtagtatctcgtatcaaacatgaaaaaatggcgGACTTTGTCCTTTTAAGTCCAATATTAAcagaaaaagttgaaattaaaGCGTTTTTAGGATGCGGATCATTCACTTCACCGAGTGATCGTGAGAAGACTCGGAACATGTTCAGTGTTCAGTGTGcacacagaacaaaatttcaacctatGTAGGTAGCACAGTGCACAGTGTAGAAATTGTagttcagcagcataatttcattCAAGTTCACAAGTTTTGTATCGACAATTACTCACAgcgtgaagtactgaatgttcacatgtatattttttgtgaaaaatttgaaagctcttgTTTTTCTCTGTGATGCAGTAAATGTGttacaaggtcaaaggtcatatagTGTCCAATAATGCGTAAAGTTACGTCATCAAAGTTAATGGACTCAGCGTCCTCTGTTACCAAAACTTACTGTACAAAGAAACACCATAGGTTTACAGaggcaggtgtataataattaaCAAATATTGACAATCATGTATTTCAATTGAAATATTCTTACAATAACATTTGCAGGAACAAGTTGTTAGTTTCTATGCATCTTTCCTATTTGTATACATTTCAAGACATCCTTTTATTATGTTATAAACAAGATAGCGTGATATTCATGACAAATATTTGCAAGTTTTGAACTTTTTAATGTACCAATTCCCGCAGGCAAAGAAGACTCACGACAATTAAGACGGAGACGTTTGTAGAAGATTGTTATGCCGGCACAGGAACAAGCTACtaggtaaaataaataaaatggctACCTCTTCCAGCTCCCTTTGACAGTACAGAGACCAAAATTTGCTATGGAAAATGATAGGTCTGAAAAACAAATTGATATTGAAAGGGATATGTCAGTGTTTAAAAGCCTGACTTTGCCATCCTTCAGGTAGTGTTAGATATTGAAGTGTGTGATTGCGTGATTTGGCGGAGATAGATCGATTCTTGAAtagataaaatttcaaatatatataattatgaaaCTGCATGCTTAGGTATGGACACCTGTGAAATGGTAGGTTCCCATTGAACTTAACATACCAtacttacagtggtttgctttgaagcattggcattagacgaactggacatattgtctaaatcgaggtgttgccaacactgtttggtgcaattaacagctaagcggtaactctacaaaaggtgaaacattgttaagcaggaggtcagacgtacTGTAGTCTATGTACCACATATATCcaagcactgtccaagtcttatcacttgctttcaggtgtacATGTAGTTCTTTTGACTACCGGTACATCTGACCTGCTGCAAGACAATGCCccaactttggcagagttgatttcccCATGGTggactggaattactgctcagctgatatttacacctgacagtgttggcaacacctcaatttagacaatatgtcacCTTCGcataatgccaatgcttcaaagcaaaccactgtaaacaTGCGTCAACAGATCTGATAAAAATATAGCTCTACCCAGGATTCTAATGTTATCTTTCATTTACAGCAAAGACCTTCACCTTTGATGGGTGCACTGGATATTGCGGGTGACGGCACAGAAGTTGTGGCTTTTGAAAGATCATTCAAAGCTTGAATATTATCAACTATTGCCTTACTGGATGCTTGAACAAAAGAAATACAGATGTCTTCCCAAAGTTTTAGCATTTGCATCTTTCAACATCTGCTCATTCGTGATGGTTTTCGGTTGTGTTTCATCTCACTGTGTACTTTATAGAAGATATTTGCAACTATTTTTTGTACAATTGGATGTCAGTGAAGAGCTCATCCTGTTTATAGGAAACATTTTCAATCATATATATTCAAGCCATTATACAGTTATTAGCTTGCGCAGCAAGCTGCCAAAGACGGCCACCAGCGACTCACTGATATGCATACATCTCTCCTGTATGATGATAACAAAATTCTGGGCGGTAAGGCAGCAACCATTGCAATCACATGATTCATTTGATAGTATCATCGTATGTCATGGCCCAGCTTCAATAGTTtttaatttgaagaagattCAGTTTCCAAGCAGTGAAGTTAAAAAACAAATTCAtcgaaaagaaatgaaaacgaATTAAATAGGCgttgatatatttttgttggAGATTAAACATCACTCCGTTTGATAGCATCAGCTGTGCATGTGCTTCATGCTGGCAATCATCTTGTGTCAAGGGTCATTGCTGTGGCACAAAATACAGTACTGCAGCGCATTGAGTAATCAATCTCAGCAAGCTGCCACATGTGTAGCAAGCCGGCCCAAAGGCTATAAATGCCTGTGAGTAAGAGGAGTATCTGAAAAATACCTCCCTCCAAAACTACTCTTTAGCAGACATTAAAATGGACTGTCACTTTCTTGAAATTACACAGCTGTGCCAGCTTGTGGGCTCAGCCCAGTGTGATATTAAAGGTTTACATGTATCTGTAATTCAAGCGAAAAAAGTCACTTTCTGTTTTGAATGTTCGGCTTCAGATTTAaactaaattttgatgattcaccagtttacattgtaaatcataTGGTCATTGGGTGGGAGGGTGGGGGAACGCTCGAGGGTCAAAGCTAACAATGAATACTCAAGGGTAGCCTCGTTCCCACGATATCAGGCACAGCCTCGAATCCGCCccatttaaattacaataaaacaagtattattgcacACTTAACTGTTGGCTACTCTAGcactaaacaacaacaataacaaagtaataataacaataataagagacagacacacagtgtTGGGGATCAAGGTCAACTACTTTAATACAAGTTGACAGGCTGCAAGCCAAAGTCCGCCAAGATTACCCCAACACTGGTGGTGGGCGCTAGCCCTCCTCCTGAGTACATAATGCGAGGGCCATGGATTTTGTGACTTTGCACTTTGTTTCATGGGACAGAACTGTGTAGCGTTCGAACGCATTGGATTTCCAATCGCCTTGTAGCTTGATTAATAAGGGGGGATTGCCAAATTAAGAGCAAACGTTGCTCCGCCACGGCGGAATGAGTGACCGGAGTAGTCGGCCGGCTTAAAGCCGCAGTCAGTAAGAATGAGTTTGAGTGTCCTAGTGAATTTCGCATGCATGAGGACCAGGGGGTGGTTGCTGCGGTTTTCGACGGCATATAGTTGAACAGATGGTCTCTGGCTTGGTGTGTAGGGGAGAGCCGTATCATGTTAACGAGTGCTCGAATTGGACAAAGAGGAGAGTTCTCGATGAGAGGGAGAGGTAGTTCGAGTAAGCGCTGACCGCACTGGATTGTTTTGGTGTGTCTGATCGTGAGGATCGCGGACGTTCCGAGTATGGCAATGTCGTCTCTACGTAGGTATTTGTTGGAATCCGGCAACGTTTGTGTTTGGAGGAGCAACGTCGATTTCCTGGCAAATGTGAAGAATGCGAGGAGGCAGGCGCACCAAAATGTAGCGTTGAATGGTATGGAGAGGTCGAGCTTGGCGTAGATTGCCTGAAGTATGCACGGTGTGATGGGCAGCTTTTGCGCGGGTGGTTTCCCGTGGGTCCGGGTGATGCCTCGTCGAAGAACAGTTAGTAGCCAGTTGTTTTCTAGGGGGTTGGGGTAGCCCGCCTCGGCGTGGAGGAGTCGAATGATATTTAGGTAGCCTGGGATGCTCGAAGGTTTGAGTGTTCTCGCGAGAAAAACTGCGTACCGGCAGACTGTAAGCTGAGTGCACGGCACTGGGCGGAGACCGAAGTAGAGGCAGAACCGGAAGTAGGCCATGCGTTGGGAGTTGTATGTGCGTTTCGTTGACTCTGCATACGCTGCTTGTTTGTATTTTGAGAGGTCGCCGTCCAGTTCCAGGAGTTGGCGTTGGTGTAGAGGCCCTGTAGTAACAGAGAGTAGGAATCATTGGTCATATGATAATGCCAGTTGCGTAATGGGTGCAGTGCACGAGTGTGGAGAATGTCCACGGCCTTGAAGTAATGTTTAACTTCGTGTAAGCGCGATAGTGAGTCCGCAAGATTATCTCTCGTGTTGACGTATCTTGCTGTAATATAGAAATTCGAAAGGGCCGAAAGCCAGAAAAGTTCGCGCAGCCAGGTCATGGCTGTAGTATTGCGGGACGTGCCAGAATTGATCGTATACATCGTGGTAGTATTGTCCGTATATACTACGATGTGGCGCTGGTCCCAGAAGTGATGCCACCGCTTGCAAGCGAGTAGTATTGTGTAGAGTTCTTGCAAGTTGATATGTGCGTCTGCAATTGTGGGGTGGTCCGTGGGCCATCACGTAAACCAGTCTTTCTCATAAACGCCCGCTCCTGCCGTAGAGCACGCGTCGGTGGTGAAGATCTGTTGGGGCAACGGTGTTTCCTCGATGAAGAATGCCGTACCATTGAACGTTTTGCTCAGATTTGCCCACCAGCTGATGTCAGCTTGCGCTTGCTTGTTTAGGCGTATGTGGTGTGATTGACGTGAAACAGAGTTGGTCAAATCGATGAGACGTCGCAGAAATGTGCGACCGCCGCGGATAACTCGTGCCGCCCAGTTGAGTTTGCCGACTAATTGTTGAAGCTCGCGTTTGGTTGCCCGCCGTTTGGGCAGCCAGCATGTAAGGAGATTGCTGAGGTCCTGCAGTTTGCTGCTGTCTAAGGACAATGTCCGGTTGTGCGTATTTATTTCAATGCCGAGGAACGTGAGGCATTGGGTGGGTGCGATCACTTTCTCCCAGTTAATAGTGAAGCCGAGTTGTTGTAGCAGTTGTAGTAACGCTTGGAATGTTTGCTCGCATTCCAGTTTGGAGTCCGCAATTATTAGGAAATCGTCGAGGTACACTATCACCACGTGGTACCCTTTTCTGCGCATCATTCTAGTGATACTCCTGGTAAtgcgagtgaaaatttcagggcTTTTTGGCTGCCCCGAAGGGCAGTCTCGTGTCAACCATGTAGGTCCATGATTGATTCCCTGCGAAGCGGTAACGGAGACCGGTAGCACGCTGAGAGTCTGCGCTTATGGGTACATGGCGTAAGTGGATTTTAAGTCAACTTTGGCTAGAAAGGCGCCCGGTTTGCACGCTGAGACGGCGTTatctatcattttgtatttgaagGGAGTGGTCGACGCGTATGAGTTCACGCTTTTATCGACGGGCTGGCTGCAGTCGTGGATGAGTCGAACTTTATTTGAGTCTTTCTTAGGTATGGCGCCTAAGCTGCTAACGATTCGCGGTTGATTAGCGGTAATTCTGTAGTTACCGGCGGCGATTTCGTGGGCGATCTGTCGCTTGACCGCGTCGCAATAAGCCGGATCGGTGCAGGAGGCATAGTTGGAACTTTAGACTTTATGGAGGGGTGTGCCAGGGTCGATGATATTGAAGCCATAGGTAATGCCGTGCAGAAGGAAGTCGCGGTCAATATCGTTCTGTAGTTCATTTTCCCATGTTGTCAGGCAGTCAGTCAGAGGGCTAGCCACCTTATGCTATGCTTGGCTGATGGAGTTGTTGTTCCGGAATGCTTTGTGGCGATACTGTGGGTGGTCTTTGTGACAGCCCTCCTCGATGCACACATGCGCGTAGCGACAGGATGACCGTTGGCAGCCGGTTTGATTTTGGAAGTCGAAACAGATCTCCTTGCCATTGGAGTCGTAATGCCAGCCTTTTGTTGGTTTCTTGGAAACGTTTCCTTTTGTCTGAGTAGTGTGTCTTTTATTGAGATGATATAATGAGAGGTGCAGGTCGACAGAGCCCCATGCGAGTGAGTCCGCCGCTTGCTTTTTTCGATACTCGTGGTCATATCGCAGAACTGATGCGGATGTGAAGGATTGCGCGTAATCGCCGATGTTGATTGTATGGTCGAGGTAGGCTAATGTGTCCTTCGGAGACATACCGCGGTTAATTAATGTCTTTAAGATGCGGGCGTTGGCCGATATCCACTGAGGGAGGGAAACTTGGCCCGGTTTTGGTCTCTGCTTGGATGTTCGCATTATTAGTTTCATGTCCCCGTCGGCCATGAGTTTGGCCTCATCAGTTGCGTCGAGTGAACCGTTTTTGGTGGTAATAAAGTCCGGAATGAGTAACGGTTTATGCTCACCTTTCACAGAACTCTGGTCGTTGGTACGCTTGATGTGCTGGTCTGATATGATGTCCTTGAGCGCGCTGTCGCCTAGCTCTTCGAGAAGGGCGTTCAAGTCGCTATTTTTGGCCAGGGACTTCGTAGTCACCTCTGCTGTCGCCGCCGCACCTGCAGGTTGGTCTGGAATTGCCTGTTGCTGGGGATCCAGAGGAGCTTGGTTTTCGCGTAAGTTGGTCCGTGCGTGGCGGAGCATACTGCGTTGACCGATAGGCAATTCAAGAGCAATGATGTCTTCGTCGCTGAGGCGTTTGAGTACGTCCTTCGATGGGATGGCCTGTGCCGTTAGTATCCTGAATGTGTCTTCCGTAAGGCCTGCTGCCTCGCACCATGCTTGGAAAGTTTGTTCGGTGTCTCCCATTGTTGTAAGTTATGAATGGTTGGTTGGCGGGAACAATAGCTTGTGGACAAAGTACTATGTACGTGCGAACGCTCGAGGGTCAAAGCTAACAATGAATACTCCAGGGTAGCCTCGTTCCCACGATATCCAGCACAGCCTCGAATCCGCCccatttaaattacaataaaacaagtattattgcacACATCATATGGTCAACAACATAACAACAGATGTAAAATCATAGTCTTAATGTGTGATTGCCATGACATGCACTATCTTGCTTTGCCTGCAAGCAGGAGAAATCAAGAATTTGAGATGTAATAGCTTCTGATGATTGTTCACCACTAGTCATCAAACACTTGATCTTCACCATAAACCTTTGGTAACAGTCAGGATGGTCGCTATGTTCTCTAGTGAAATGTATTGGTATGAGATCACAAGAGCCTTCCATCCTTGTAGGGGACCCTACAGGTTGTGCAAGCCCTTgtgtatgtaattttttttcaaaacgttTTGTATTGCTTCACGGCCATCTGTATTAGTAATAAATGCGAATACTTCACATTTTGAATTGGGAAAGTATAAGCTTATGACACAAGTCTGCGTTTTCTTACATCTTTGTCCGTATGTGTTCAGCTCCTTGTGCCTCAATCGTTTTCTCTCAGTTGTATACTTATTTAGAGATATTGTACATTTGTAACCCTGAAAAAGCTATGATTAACAACATGTACATTAATCATGGGATGACTTTACATATGTCAATtactttttattcatatttcctTAAACCTACTGATCTATACATTAATTTTATACTCAATTCTACAAGTGTGCCTACCCGGTCATTTACTTTCAGCTGATAGATAGGTCATCATATGACAAGTGCATGTTTGTCTTTGATAAGCAGTGCAGTGGCTGAAAGACTCACAGGGCTGAGCAGAAATCAAGTTATAAAGGTCATAAAAATAGATGAAGTGGggatatagaacaaacaaaaattcatcCTTTGCAATCCAATatagaaaaaagaaacagatTAAATGATTAGCAAGACAGTTGTATCCACAGctttaacaaaaacaaacatatcaAATACACAAATCATGAATAACAATGCATTGAAAGTGATGATAGATGTATCACCAAGACAAGGAAGGCATagaattttttccaaatacatCTTCTTaaaactaatatatatatatatatatatatatatatatatactatatatatatatatatatatatatatatatatatatatatacaaagcatatttctgaaaatagacaGCCATCTACAGTCTATATTACTTCATGGAAAAATTACACTATGACCACGTTGACTCGTTTTGAAGTCTACTTTTTAAAGCTGTGCATCTCTTTTAACTTCGTCGCAAACCAATCCACAAATCATTAAATTCAGTGGGTTTTTTTAAGGGCAGTAAACAGGTAAATGTTACAGGAATTCATAACCTAAAAAACACAAACGACCTCTGTCAGACTTCAGGGCAATAATTTTCATCAGCCAGTTTCTCTGGCAGGAAATGTGTAATAGCTCTTTTCTCACCTTGATCTGTCACAATTAGTAAAACCACAAATGTTCCCCtttcacatattttgaccaacttTGCATGAATAAAAGTTAATATTTTCCAAACTTGTgtcttattttgttttgtgctttttgatatttaaaaggATGAGTACCTTTAACTTTCCattttttacgctcccatatatgcatatgtatatatgcaaatgggaggtattcgtataaggtggcaaaatggcgtctgtgtgtatgtttgtatgtatgtctgttagtccgtccacatcaaaaactcctaaaccgtagcacctactgtcttagtatttgatgtacaggtgcacctaggggtggagatgtgaatttgttcaaatgaacatgtcaggccaaaaatatgcaaatgagggggggggggaaggaaaaatcctgcaaatggctaaaacttagtaggcattggtcagatttggttgaaacttggtatgcagatctAGATTTCTTTagatattctaaattatgtgtgcaaaaattgggtaaaatttgcatgtttgtagttttagggtattttttccgtttttagtcaaaaatcttgttctctgaaatcgctcgtctgattgctatgaaacttaatattcatgttcctcagaatgacctgaGTCATCTTGtataaattgtattgatattgtcatatttgtaattttgggcaattttcccaatttttgataaaaaaaaatttaatccAATAattgctgatttgatagctttgatacatgtatttggtatacaggtatctaagattaatctcaatataatgtattgaaggtatgttgaaactggcaatttttttattttgggggcaattttgcctttcttggtcaaaaatttttctcctaaaacttctgatctggtagctttgatatctagtttacaggttcctagggtttatgttaattagatatatttaaaattaggatgaaatctgcaattttgtattttgggagtCAAttgttctcatttttggtcaaaatatttgtttctcaaaatttaccagtctgattgctttgatatttagtaaaccg
The DNA window shown above is from Ptychodera flava strain L36383 chromosome 5, AS_Pfla_20210202, whole genome shotgun sequence and carries:
- the LOC139133610 gene encoding uncharacterized protein; its protein translation is MRRKGYHVVIVYLDDFLIIADSKLECEQTFQALLQLLQQLGFTINWEKVIAPTQCLTFLGIEINTHNRTLSLDSSKLQDLSNLLTCWLPKRRATKRELQQLVGKLNWAARVIRGGRTFLRRLIDLTNSVSRQSHHIRLNKQAQADISWWANLSKTFNGTAFFIEETPLPQQIFTTDACSTAGAGVYEKDWFT